In one window of Gemmatimonadota bacterium DNA:
- a CDS encoding ATP-binding protein, whose product MPRLNPRNRFDSYVVGSANRLAVTAARAVAESPGAVYNPLFIYAGSGLGKTHLLMALGHSALEVNPSITVEYLTLDEFIESFNAAIAQGQGEAYRRRYADVGVLLVDDVQFLTHRREMQAELLRLTNTMLTSGRQIVLSSDRPPNEIAALDERLIQRFAGGLVIDISAPDYETRVAILRRQAEERKATFDASVLEAVATLPIGSIRELIGAFNRLIAYQAVQPGPISSVEAREVLARSMPLTLRAATPAAESATVVGSGDLSAPAAEAEAPGALLTGDEFGAFLSEISSAVARQVEAWRGRVAEAILRWQGEAYRTERLERLLEGEAPVDPDAALRDYEDDIERLKVLELEARELDAQVANLPVFHDPDRMEDAREEVARAREGLSPPPGPSPIWRVEEFVESGSNREVTQAARAVLEAPGEAWNPLVVFGPVGVGKTHLLHGIGNVLAAMPGMVVACQRAEDFVDELIKAIDRDRVAWWRARYRRVTAFLLDDVHLLAGKDRTQEELFWLYNQLADQGRQMVFTSQVPPQELAGLEDRLRTRLEAGLVVALPAPDREVREAIITRLLRERLGEAEPELSAYLADRPVDTVRGLQELVQRVLEAAETERARPSAGLARQVLEGSPAAPARRTTGTRTSGLLSPTGSLRSREKMVWDWPDIADRLIEDQR is encoded by the coding sequence ATGCCCCGGCTCAACCCGCGCAACCGGTTCGACAGCTACGTCGTCGGCTCCGCCAACCGCCTCGCGGTCACCGCCGCGCGGGCGGTGGCGGAGTCGCCGGGCGCGGTCTACAACCCGCTGTTCATCTACGCCGGCTCGGGGCTCGGCAAGACCCACCTCCTCATGGCCCTCGGCCACAGCGCGCTGGAGGTCAACCCCTCGATCACCGTCGAGTACCTGACGCTCGACGAGTTCATCGAGTCGTTCAACGCCGCCATCGCGCAGGGGCAGGGGGAGGCCTACCGCCGCCGCTACGCCGACGTGGGCGTGCTGCTGGTCGACGACGTCCAGTTCCTGACCCACCGCCGCGAGATGCAGGCGGAGCTGCTGCGGCTCACCAACACCATGCTCACCTCGGGCCGCCAGATCGTGCTGTCGAGCGACCGGCCGCCCAACGAGATCGCGGCGCTCGACGAGCGCCTGATCCAGCGCTTCGCCGGCGGCCTCGTCATCGACATCTCGGCGCCCGACTACGAGACCCGGGTGGCCATCCTGCGGCGCCAGGCCGAGGAGCGGAAGGCGACCTTCGACGCGAGCGTGCTGGAGGCGGTCGCCACCCTGCCCATCGGCTCCATCCGGGAACTCATCGGCGCCTTCAACCGGCTGATCGCCTACCAGGCGGTGCAGCCCGGCCCGATCTCCTCGGTCGAGGCCCGCGAGGTGCTGGCGCGCTCCATGCCCCTCACCCTTCGCGCCGCCACGCCGGCGGCGGAGTCGGCCACGGTGGTGGGCAGCGGCGACCTCTCCGCGCCCGCCGCGGAGGCCGAGGCGCCGGGCGCCCTCCTCACCGGGGATGAGTTCGGCGCCTTCCTCTCGGAGATCTCCTCCGCGGTGGCGCGGCAGGTGGAGGCGTGGCGCGGCCGGGTGGCCGAGGCGATCCTGCGCTGGCAGGGCGAAGCCTACCGGACCGAGCGGCTGGAACGGCTGCTCGAGGGCGAGGCGCCGGTCGATCCCGACGCGGCGCTGCGGGACTACGAGGACGACATCGAGCGGCTCAAGGTCCTGGAGCTGGAGGCCCGCGAGCTCGATGCGCAGGTGGCCAACCTGCCGGTGTTCCACGACCCGGACCGGATGGAGGATGCCCGCGAGGAGGTGGCGCGGGCCCGCGAGGGGCTGAGCCCGCCCCCGGGGCCCTCGCCCATCTGGCGGGTGGAGGAGTTCGTGGAGTCGGGCAGCAACCGCGAGGTCACCCAGGCGGCGCGCGCCGTGCTCGAGGCGCCGGGCGAGGCGTGGAACCCGCTGGTGGTCTTCGGCCCCGTCGGGGTGGGCAAGACGCACCTGCTGCACGGCATCGGCAATGTCCTCGCCGCGATGCCCGGCATGGTGGTGGCGTGCCAGCGGGCCGAGGATTTCGTCGACGAGCTGATCAAGGCCATCGACCGCGACCGGGTGGCCTGGTGGCGGGCGCGGTACCGCCGGGTCACCGCCTTCCTGCTCGACGACGTGCACCTGCTGGCGGGCAAGGACCGCACCCAGGAGGAGCTCTTCTGGCTGTACAACCAGCTGGCCGACCAGGGCCGGCAGATGGTCTTCACCTCCCAGGTGCCACCGCAGGAGCTGGCCGGGCTCGAGGACCGGCTGCGGACCCGGCTCGAGGCGGGGCTGGTGGTGGCGCTGCCAGCCCCTGACCGCGAGGTGCGCGAGGCGATCATCACCCGGCTGCTGCGCGAGCGGCTGGGCGAGGCGGAGCCGGAGCTCTCCGCCTACCTGGCGGACCGGCCCGTCGACACGGTTCGCGGGCTGCAGGAGCTGGTGCAGCGGGTGCTGGAGGCCGCGGAGACCGAGCGGGCGCGCCCCTCCGCGGGGCTGGCGCGACAGGTGCTCGAGGGCAGCCCCGCGGCGCCGGCCCGGCGCACCACCGGCACCCGCACCAGCGGGCTGCTCTCGCCCACCGGCAGCCTGCGCAGCCGCGAGAAGATGGTCTGGGACTGGCCCGACATCGCCGACCGCCTCATCGAGGACCAGCGCTGA
- a CDS encoding GTPase domain-containing protein, producing MSLVNFTTREITCKIVYYGPGRSGKTSNLQYIYGRVPEARRGRMVSLATQTDRTLFFDFLPLDLGVISGFTTRFQLYTVPGQVYYNATRKLVLQGADGVVFVADSQARRLDDNIESLQNLQANLLGQGVDVRTFPMVMQYNKQDLPADLILAAADLDDALNFRGLRSFPGDALRGAGVFETLKGISELVLKRLAQTGTGAA from the coding sequence ATGTCGCTCGTCAACTTCACCACCCGCGAGATCACCTGCAAGATCGTCTACTACGGGCCCGGGCGCTCGGGGAAGACGTCCAACCTGCAGTACATCTACGGGCGGGTGCCCGAAGCGCGGCGGGGCCGGATGGTCTCCCTGGCCACGCAGACCGACCGCACCCTCTTCTTCGACTTCCTGCCGCTGGACCTCGGGGTCATCAGCGGCTTCACCACCCGGTTCCAGCTCTACACGGTGCCCGGCCAGGTGTACTACAACGCCACCCGCAAGCTGGTGCTGCAGGGCGCCGACGGCGTGGTCTTCGTGGCCGACAGCCAGGCCCGCCGGCTCGACGACAACATCGAGAGCCTGCAGAACCTGCAGGCCAACCTGCTGGGCCAGGGGGTGGACGTCCGCACCTTCCCCATGGTCATGCAGTACAACAAGCAGGACCTCCCCGCCGACCTGATCCTCGCCGCCGCCGACCTGGACGACGCGCTCAACTTCCGGGGGCTGCGCAGCTTCCCGGGCGACGCGCTGCGCGGCGCCGGCGTCTTCGAGACCCTCAAGGGCATCAGCGAGCTGGTCCTCAAGCGCCTGGCCCAGACGGGGACCGGAGCGGCCTGA
- a CDS encoding roadblock/LC7 domain-containing protein, translated as MTATYAALLDSLTRLRGIRGAMVVAAEDGLVVAESLMGGVKGTALAAMAANLTARVDDLAGRGRIGGPRFLHLQGQDGALLVAPAPAELLLVAVAARDVPLGLIRLEMLRLAERLA; from the coding sequence ATGACGGCCACCTACGCGGCGCTGCTCGACAGCCTGACGCGGCTGCGCGGGATCCGGGGCGCGATGGTCGTGGCCGCCGAGGACGGGCTGGTGGTGGCCGAGTCGCTGATGGGCGGGGTCAAGGGGACGGCGCTCGCGGCAATGGCCGCCAACCTCACCGCGCGGGTCGACGACCTGGCGGGGCGGGGGCGCATCGGCGGGCCGCGCTTCCTCCACCTCCAGGGGCAGGACGGCGCCCTGCTCGTGGCGCCGGCGCCGGCGGAGCTGCTGCTGGTCGCGGTGGCGGCGCGGGACGTGCCGCTCGGCCTCATCCGCCTGGAGATGCTCCGGCTGGCGGAGCGCCTGGCCTGA
- a CDS encoding tetratricopeptide repeat protein has protein sequence MTEDIRALSAQYAADPSSLVFLRLGEGLRHRGQLDAALKVALAGLNRYPHLPDAHDLYARILADRRDYASAFDEWDTVLRLAPHHIGAHKGIGYLYYRAGEPEHALFHLRTAAELDPGDPGLRSAVERVAGGREIWETPMPGGPAPMAAEPDPRPASTAADPFAGVEGAGQRLLLVDSDGLRLGGALQSPGSGDVSEEAAAALAAVAVEADRAARLLELGEWSYLTVEGTERSACVLCPAADAVLLATMDAGLPAGQLIFYAERGAKSARAWLERVR, from the coding sequence GTGACTGAGGATATCCGGGCACTCTCCGCGCAGTACGCCGCCGATCCCTCGAGCCTGGTGTTCCTGCGGCTGGGCGAGGGGCTGCGCCACCGGGGCCAGCTCGACGCCGCGCTCAAGGTGGCGCTGGCCGGGCTCAACCGGTACCCGCACCTGCCCGACGCCCACGACCTCTACGCCCGCATCCTCGCCGACCGGCGCGACTACGCCAGCGCCTTCGACGAATGGGACACCGTGCTGCGGCTGGCGCCGCACCATATCGGGGCCCACAAGGGCATCGGGTACCTCTACTACCGGGCGGGCGAACCGGAGCACGCGCTGTTCCACCTGCGCACCGCGGCCGAGCTCGATCCCGGGGACCCCGGCCTGCGCAGCGCGGTGGAGCGGGTGGCCGGCGGCCGGGAGATCTGGGAGACCCCGATGCCGGGCGGGCCGGCGCCGATGGCGGCGGAGCCCGACCCGCGGCCGGCCAGCACCGCGGCCGACCCGTTCGCCGGGGTGGAGGGCGCGGGGCAGCGGCTGCTGCTGGTCGACAGCGACGGCCTGCGCCTCGGCGGCGCCCTGCAGTCGCCGGGGAGCGGGGACGTGAGCGAGGAGGCCGCCGCGGCCCTGGCGGCGGTGGCCGTCGAGGCGGACCGCGCGGCGCGGCTGCTGGAACTCGGCGAGTGGAGCTACCTCACGGTCGAGGGGACGGAGCGGTCCGCCTGCGTGCTCTGTCCGGCGGCCGACGCGGTGCTGCTCGCCACGATGGACGCGGGGCTCCCGGCGGGCCAGCTCATCTTCTACGCCGAGCGCGGTGCCAAGTCGGCGCGGGCCTGGCTGGAGCGGGTGCGATGA
- a CDS encoding DUF4388 domain-containing protein, translated as MAIEGPLKELSIHDVFQLLDLSRKTGTLRVVSDLRQNAGTVFFEDGVVVGAEIRSNPHPLGRLLVRAGRVSEQDLMRARALQAAGDRRRLGEILEAQGLVTPRDLVRYVRQQIEEVVFELVGWSEGYFAFEEGKQGDWPTEAESRIATGLLLMEAARRTDEWSRIEKQITHLGLVPRLAPIVDTAVPLDLLPAEWEVLAVVDGERTVRELATLLGRPEFEVARTLFGLTTAGIVQLDDPARRAMEAVGGADLPILLGEVDQLLGAGDPEAARQVAEQAVASHPQQSLAHLAHGRALLAAGHPADAAESLWQTVQLDPASAPGFRCFGLALAAVGRFREAAQVWEQWKRLADKPPEEEAQGPVIDRVRQAALALDLALRGSRD; from the coding sequence ATGGCCATCGAGGGACCGCTCAAGGAGCTGAGCATCCACGACGTCTTCCAGCTGCTCGACCTGAGCCGGAAGACCGGGACGCTGCGGGTGGTCTCGGACCTGCGGCAGAACGCCGGGACGGTGTTCTTCGAGGATGGGGTGGTGGTCGGGGCCGAGATCCGCAGCAACCCGCACCCCCTCGGCCGCCTGCTGGTGCGGGCCGGCCGGGTGAGCGAACAGGACCTCATGCGGGCCCGGGCGCTGCAGGCCGCCGGCGACCGTCGCCGGCTGGGCGAGATCCTCGAGGCGCAGGGCCTCGTCACCCCGCGCGACCTGGTGCGCTACGTCCGGCAGCAGATTGAGGAGGTCGTCTTCGAGCTGGTGGGGTGGTCCGAGGGCTATTTCGCCTTCGAGGAGGGGAAGCAGGGCGACTGGCCCACCGAGGCCGAGAGCCGCATCGCCACCGGGCTCCTGCTCATGGAGGCGGCCCGTCGCACCGATGAGTGGTCGCGGATCGAGAAGCAGATCACCCACCTGGGCCTGGTGCCGCGGCTGGCGCCGATCGTGGACACCGCGGTGCCGCTGGACCTCCTGCCGGCCGAATGGGAGGTGCTCGCCGTGGTCGATGGCGAACGCACCGTGCGCGAGCTCGCCACGCTGCTCGGCCGGCCCGAGTTCGAGGTGGCGCGCACGCTCTTCGGGCTGACCACGGCGGGCATCGTGCAGCTCGACGACCCCGCGCGCCGGGCCATGGAGGCGGTAGGGGGCGCCGACCTGCCGATTCTCCTCGGCGAGGTCGACCAGTTGCTCGGCGCCGGCGACCCGGAGGCGGCCCGGCAGGTGGCGGAGCAGGCGGTGGCCAGCCACCCGCAGCAGTCGCTGGCCCACCTGGCGCATGGCCGCGCGCTGCTGGCGGCGGGCCATCCGGCCGACGCGGCCGAGTCGCTCTGGCAGACGGTCCAGCTGGACCCCGCCTCCGCGCCGGGATTCCGGTGCTTCGGGCTGGCCCTCGCGGCGGTGGGACGCTTCCGCGAGGCGGCGCAGGTGTGGGAGCAGTGGAAGCGACTGGCCGACAAGCCGCCGGAAGAAGAGGCCCAGGGCCCGGTCATCGACCGGGTCCGCCAGGCGGCGCTGGCGCTCGATCTCGCCCTCAGGGGGTCACGTGACTGA
- a CDS encoding tetratricopeptide repeat protein, which produces MPGPALSERDLAVLRSFARRIDPADAGAHNNLGVFYYQKGLVPEAIEEFLRALELDPRMQVATENLEIAYHATGYYDRRVAELRERLRREPYDTEARWELGRTCAALGHWEEAVREFQLILARRPDDVPALLQLGLAERGRGNLEAATQAFERARALDPHSSVTLFYFGEALYNRGLSEQARQALEAAVLRNPDNADAYYLLAFVYGDLGEHEKARAATTRATALNPTLARAQSNLSLARSSGAFAAPAGGGAPQAPRPMVAEGAALAHYNLGLAFRQKGYYVEALREYRLALDAGEDMRLVRQAMAEVHLLRRDLAAALELYDALLADDPESPKLWNERGVCLQQSGRRDEALATYEQAVTTDPGYALAWNNLGVLRTQLPDGDEALAAFQSALRLRPDLVSARLNLALALFHRRRLQLALEAYRQVLADLPQHSVAWNGVGLVLVELKRYEDAKHAFSRAVEADPAHASAHYNLSFTLSHLGDFDGALRATKRALELEPFYVAQKYALTIDLQYEHPEIAVVPAISADVTADQVGEEFHFDERLLDRIFDELQPEDRAPAVAEDPLALASDYIAKGFLEHATVQVERALARGAEAGRATTLLGEVFARRGLHGEALERFRAALELEPGQPRALLGELRALLALGRGEAALEQAEALARTAPGDVEALVAVARVRLACGLAAGARDALRDARVLEPGRPDLLQLEAAVADQLGDPEAAVEALHAALQLDPMVPQVWRDLGRLEERRENWVGARVAYQHALDLLPTYMEAALALGDLLRRVESPGAAVELLVDVLMLEPWDLDALQLLARALLDDGRPERALEALDRVLKFDPDHDGALFHTGVALARIRRYGDAVRAWERVVQVNPSGSFAQAARVHARSARDLAHIFAGAA; this is translated from the coding sequence GTGCCCGGACCCGCCCTGTCCGAGCGTGATCTCGCCGTCCTGCGGTCGTTCGCCCGCCGGATCGACCCGGCGGACGCGGGCGCGCACAACAACCTGGGCGTCTTCTACTACCAGAAGGGCCTCGTCCCCGAGGCGATCGAGGAGTTCCTGCGCGCGCTGGAGCTCGATCCGCGCATGCAGGTGGCCACCGAGAACCTCGAGATCGCCTACCACGCCACCGGCTACTACGACCGGCGGGTGGCCGAGCTGCGCGAGCGCCTGCGCCGCGAGCCGTATGACACCGAGGCGCGCTGGGAGCTGGGCCGCACCTGCGCCGCGCTGGGGCACTGGGAGGAGGCGGTCCGCGAGTTCCAGCTGATCCTCGCCCGCCGCCCCGACGACGTCCCCGCGCTGCTCCAGCTCGGCCTGGCGGAGCGGGGCCGCGGCAACCTCGAGGCGGCCACCCAGGCGTTCGAGCGGGCCCGCGCGCTCGACCCGCACAGCTCGGTGACCCTGTTCTATTTCGGCGAGGCCCTCTACAACCGCGGGCTCTCCGAGCAGGCCCGGCAGGCGCTCGAGGCGGCGGTGCTCCGCAACCCCGACAACGCCGACGCCTACTACCTCCTGGCGTTCGTCTACGGCGACCTGGGCGAGCACGAGAAGGCCCGCGCCGCCACCACCCGCGCCACCGCGCTGAATCCCACCCTGGCCCGGGCCCAGAGCAACCTCTCGCTGGCCCGCAGCTCCGGCGCCTTCGCCGCTCCCGCCGGCGGGGGCGCCCCGCAGGCGCCGCGGCCGATGGTCGCCGAGGGCGCCGCGCTGGCGCACTACAACCTGGGACTCGCCTTCCGGCAGAAGGGCTACTACGTCGAGGCGCTGCGCGAGTACCGGCTGGCCCTCGACGCGGGCGAGGACATGCGGCTGGTGCGCCAGGCGATGGCCGAGGTGCACCTGCTGCGGCGCGACCTGGCCGCCGCGCTCGAGCTGTACGATGCCCTGCTCGCCGACGATCCCGAGTCGCCCAAGCTCTGGAACGAGCGCGGCGTCTGCCTGCAGCAGTCGGGGCGCCGGGACGAGGCGCTCGCCACCTACGAGCAGGCGGTGACCACCGACCCGGGCTATGCCCTCGCCTGGAACAACCTCGGGGTGCTGCGCACCCAGCTCCCCGACGGGGACGAGGCCCTGGCGGCCTTCCAGTCCGCGCTGCGGCTCCGCCCCGACCTGGTCTCGGCCCGGCTCAACCTGGCGCTGGCGCTCTTCCACCGGCGGCGGTTGCAGCTGGCGCTGGAGGCGTACCGCCAGGTCCTGGCCGACCTGCCGCAGCACAGCGTGGCGTGGAACGGGGTCGGGCTGGTCTTGGTGGAGCTCAAGCGCTACGAGGATGCCAAGCACGCCTTCTCGCGCGCGGTGGAGGCGGACCCGGCCCACGCCTCCGCCCACTACAACCTGAGCTTCACGCTCAGCCACCTCGGCGACTTCGACGGGGCGCTCCGCGCCACCAAGCGCGCGCTGGAGCTCGAGCCCTTCTACGTGGCCCAGAAGTACGCCCTGACCATCGACCTGCAGTACGAGCATCCGGAGATCGCGGTGGTGCCCGCGATCTCCGCCGATGTCACGGCCGACCAGGTGGGCGAGGAGTTCCACTTCGACGAGCGCCTGCTCGACCGCATCTTCGATGAGCTCCAGCCGGAGGACCGGGCCCCGGCGGTGGCGGAGGACCCGCTCGCGCTGGCGTCCGACTACATCGCGAAGGGCTTCCTGGAGCATGCCACCGTCCAGGTGGAGCGCGCCCTGGCGCGGGGCGCCGAGGCGGGGCGGGCCACCACCCTCCTCGGGGAGGTGTTTGCCCGCCGGGGGCTGCACGGCGAGGCGCTGGAGCGCTTCCGCGCCGCGCTCGAGCTCGAGCCGGGGCAGCCGCGGGCCCTGCTGGGCGAGCTGCGCGCGCTGCTCGCGCTCGGCCGGGGCGAGGCCGCGCTGGAGCAGGCCGAGGCGCTGGCGCGGACGGCGCCGGGCGATGTCGAGGCGCTGGTGGCGGTGGCCCGGGTGCGGCTCGCCTGCGGGCTTGCCGCCGGCGCGCGCGATGCGCTCCGGGACGCCCGTGTGCTCGAGCCGGGGCGGCCCGACCTGCTGCAGCTGGAAGCCGCGGTGGCGGACCAGCTCGGCGATCCGGAGGCGGCGGTGGAGGCGCTCCACGCCGCGCTGCAGCTCGACCCGATGGTCCCGCAGGTCTGGCGCGACCTCGGCCGGCTGGAGGAGCGTCGCGAGAACTGGGTGGGGGCACGGGTGGCCTACCAGCACGCCCTCGACCTGCTGCCTACCTACATGGAGGCCGCGCTGGCGCTGGGCGACCTGCTCCGTCGCGTGGAATCCCCCGGCGCCGCCGTCGAGCTGCTGGTGGACGTCCTGATGCTCGAGCCCTGGGACCTCGACGCGCTGCAGCTGCTGGCCCGGGCGCTGCTCGACGATGGCCGGCCCGAGCGGGCGCTCGAGGCGCTCGACCGGGTGCTCAAGTTCGACCCGGACCACGACGGCGCCCTGTTCCACACCGGGGTGGCCCTGGCCCGCATCCGGCGGTACGGGGACGCGGTCCGGGCGTGGGAACGGGTGGTGCAGGTGAACCCGTCGGGCAGCTTCGCCCAGGCGGCGCGGGTGCACGCCCGCTCGGCCCGCGACCTGGCCCACATCTTCGCCGGGGCGGCCTGA
- a CDS encoding chemotaxis protein CheC yields MDDVRELHALQRDALREVANIGAGHAATALSQLTNRRIMISVPEVNITRLEEVPEILGKADDVVAAVLMHMMGDLTGRTLVLFPEPSARQLCDILLRRPLGTTTAFAEMEQSGLKEVGNILSSAYMNALSDFMGMMLVPSVPSLAIDLSGAVLTSIYMNFGYDRDYVFCVETQFLFEDPGLHLRGHFLLLPDLASLRAIFDAIRLP; encoded by the coding sequence ATGGATGACGTGCGGGAACTCCACGCGCTGCAGCGCGATGCCCTGCGCGAGGTGGCCAATATCGGGGCGGGGCACGCCGCGACGGCGCTGTCGCAGCTCACCAACCGCCGGATCATGATCTCGGTCCCCGAGGTCAACATCACGCGGCTGGAGGAGGTGCCCGAGATCCTCGGCAAGGCCGACGACGTGGTCGCGGCCGTGCTGATGCACATGATGGGCGACCTCACCGGCCGCACCCTGGTGCTGTTCCCCGAACCCTCGGCCCGGCAGCTCTGTGATATCCTGCTGCGCCGCCCGCTCGGCACCACCACGGCCTTCGCCGAGATGGAGCAGTCGGGCCTCAAGGAAGTCGGCAACATCCTCTCCAGCGCCTACATGAACGCGCTGTCGGACTTCATGGGCATGATGCTGGTGCCCTCGGTCCCGAGCCTCGCCATCGACCTCTCCGGCGCGGTCCTGACCTCCATCTACATGAACTTCGGCTACGACCGCGACTACGTCTTCTGCGTCGAGACGCAGTTCCTGTTCGAGGACCCGGGACTGCACCTGCGGGGGCACTTTCTCCTGCTCCCCGACCTGGCCAGCCTCCGGGCCATCTTCGACGCCATCCGGCTGCCCTGA
- a CDS encoding chemotaxis protein CheA yields MDLARYAALFLTESHEQLGLCGQALLAWERTPGAAEPVVSLFRAMHTFKGMAGAMGYGNLAELAHRTESVLDVLRSDPAAGRERVDLFFRVVDALEQGVEQAVDGHDAELAFAGLLAELDQATASTTTTGSWAIPAPQPVPVVPAGPGGRSVEVTIRPETPLRGARALLVLRKAAALGSVSAVRPAVGAFEADDFDGRCGFLLQSEATDAAIIAALSAVGDVAGVVIGEAAAPADDPAARGRQIRIDARRLDAIMNLVGELVVAKGRLGELADVSADPELRAVTARIGRVTGELYGEVTQARLTPVWQVFDRFPRVVRDLARQLGRRVRFEVEGEDTQLDRAILDEIGEPLLHLLRNAVDHGIEPPAERVRHGKPEEGLIRIVAASQRNTVVLRVMDDGRGIDRRRVLEAARAAGHLPAAASVLSDDDLLRVLARPGFSTAAEVTDVSGRGMGMDAALTRVRTLGGSVELTTAPGEGSTFTLRLPTTLAIVRALLAQVGEERYAIPIAGVAETVEYRPERAAPLGGEEGFVLRDEILPLVQLRDRLGVPGPRLPGRPPVVILEVGERRAALLVEALVGQQEIVVEPFDAPRGMLPVFSGATILGDGVPALIVDPAALV; encoded by the coding sequence ATGGACCTCGCCCGCTACGCCGCGCTGTTCCTGACGGAGAGCCACGAGCAGCTCGGCCTCTGCGGGCAGGCGCTGCTGGCCTGGGAGCGGACGCCGGGAGCGGCCGAGCCGGTGGTGAGCCTGTTCCGCGCCATGCACACGTTCAAGGGCATGGCCGGCGCCATGGGGTACGGCAACCTCGCCGAGCTGGCGCATCGCACCGAGTCGGTGCTCGACGTGCTGCGCAGCGACCCGGCTGCGGGCCGGGAGAGGGTGGACCTGTTCTTCCGGGTGGTCGACGCGCTGGAGCAGGGCGTGGAGCAGGCGGTGGACGGCCATGACGCCGAGCTTGCGTTCGCCGGCCTGCTGGCGGAGCTGGACCAGGCAACGGCCTCGACCACCACCACCGGCAGCTGGGCCATCCCGGCGCCCCAGCCGGTCCCGGTGGTCCCCGCCGGACCCGGCGGCCGCAGCGTCGAGGTGACGATCCGGCCCGAGACCCCGCTCCGGGGCGCGCGGGCGCTGCTGGTGCTGCGCAAGGCGGCCGCCCTGGGCAGCGTGAGCGCCGTACGGCCCGCCGTCGGCGCGTTCGAGGCGGACGATTTCGACGGCCGCTGCGGCTTCCTGCTGCAGAGCGAGGCCACCGACGCCGCCATCATCGCGGCCCTGAGCGCGGTGGGCGACGTGGCGGGGGTGGTCATCGGCGAGGCGGCGGCGCCGGCCGACGACCCGGCGGCCCGGGGCCGGCAGATCCGGATCGATGCCCGCCGGCTCGACGCGATCATGAACCTGGTGGGCGAGCTGGTGGTGGCAAAGGGACGGCTCGGGGAACTGGCGGACGTCAGCGCGGACCCCGAACTCCGGGCGGTGACGGCGCGCATCGGCCGGGTCACCGGGGAGCTGTACGGCGAGGTGACCCAGGCACGGCTCACCCCGGTGTGGCAGGTGTTCGACCGGTTCCCCCGAGTGGTGCGCGACCTCGCGCGGCAGCTCGGGCGGCGGGTGCGGTTCGAGGTCGAGGGCGAGGACACCCAGCTCGACCGCGCCATCCTCGACGAGATCGGGGAGCCGCTGCTGCACCTGCTCCGGAACGCGGTGGACCATGGGATCGAGCCCCCCGCCGAGCGGGTCCGCCACGGCAAGCCGGAGGAGGGGCTGATCCGCATCGTCGCGGCGAGCCAGCGCAACACGGTGGTGTTGCGGGTCATGGATGACGGGCGCGGCATCGACCGGCGCCGGGTGCTCGAGGCCGCCCGCGCCGCAGGGCACCTGCCCGCGGCCGCCTCGGTGCTGAGCGACGACGACCTGCTGCGGGTCCTGGCGCGGCCGGGGTTCTCCACCGCGGCGGAGGTGACCGACGTCTCCGGACGCGGGATGGGCATGGACGCCGCGCTCACCCGGGTGCGGACCCTGGGTGGGTCGGTGGAGCTGACCACGGCGCCGGGGGAGGGGAGCACCTTCACGCTCCGGCTCCCGACCACGCTTGCCATCGTGCGGGCGCTGCTGGCGCAGGTGGGTGAGGAGCGGTACGCCATCCCGATCGCGGGGGTGGCGGAGACGGTCGAGTACCGCCCCGAGCGCGCTGCCCCGCTGGGTGGCGAGGAGGGGTTTGTGCTCCGCGACGAGATCCTGCCGCTGGTGCAGTTGCGGGACCGGCTCGGCGTTCCGGGGCCGCGGCTGCCGGGCCGTCCGCCGGTGGTGATCCTCGAGGTGGGGGAGCGGCGCGCGGCGCTGCTGGTCGAGGCGCTGGTGGGTCAGCAGGAGATCGTGGTGGAGCCCTTCGATGCGCCGAGGGGCATGCTCCCCGTGTTCAGCGGGGCGACCATCCTCGGTGACGGTGTGCCCGCGTTGATCGTGGACCCCGCCGCCCTGGTCTGA
- a CDS encoding response regulator yields MSHSVLVCDDAIFMRTMISDILTQAGFEVVGEAETGREAVEKYRQLKPELVTMDIVMPDMGGIEAVREICKEHPEARILMCSAMGQQALVVEAIQAGAKDFVVKPFQPSRVLEAVQRVLG; encoded by the coding sequence GTGAGCCACAGCGTGCTGGTCTGTGACGATGCCATCTTCATGCGGACGATGATCTCCGACATCCTCACCCAGGCGGGGTTCGAGGTGGTCGGCGAGGCGGAGACGGGGCGCGAGGCGGTGGAGAAGTACCGCCAGCTCAAGCCCGAGCTGGTCACGATGGACATCGTCATGCCCGACATGGGTGGCATCGAGGCGGTGCGCGAGATCTGCAAGGAGCACCCCGAGGCGCGGATCCTGATGTGCAGCGCCATGGGGCAACAGGCGCTGGTGGTCGAGGCGATTCAGGCCGGCGCCAAGGACTTCGTGGTCAAGCCGTTCCAGCCTTCCCGCGTCCTCGAGGCGGTCCAGCGCGTGCTGGGCTGA